GGTTTGGTTTTGTGCGATTGTTTTCCCATCGATTTACAGAAGTAAATCCAACATGAAGTTCCCGTGCAAGCCCTTCTTGGGATAGTCCCAATTCTAAACGTATAGTTTTAATTATTTCACTTAACTCCATTAACATCACCTCATCATAAGATAACTAATACAATATAGTATATCAAAAGCTATAGCATATTACAATATAATCTATTTATAAAGATAACATACTAAAAAGCAACCTCACATTATCTGCTTGGTTGCTCTAAATATGTTTATTTTATAATTAATTTTTGTTCATAAATTACATTTTTAGCTAATCTTTTTTATTTTTTTAAATAAGAATGAGTAAAAAAACTAATATAGATGCTATATCTAAATTTTGAAAACTATTTCGCTGGCACTCCTGCTGTGTGTCAGTTAAGGATGAAAGCCTAAAAATACCTCCACCCTTATTAATAATTAAATAGCTTTTAACCGTTCATTTACCTGCCCTATCTTTCCTATTAGCCAAGAGGCAAGGATAGGTATCCCAAAGGGACTAATAAGATAGGCAAGTACCATTGCTCTTAATCCATCCTTCATATCCTTTAAAATAATCATAGTCCCCAAGGCTAATGCAAATAAAAGTAGTGCTAAAATGGAAAGAAACATTGTTCCAAATAGGCATATAAATTCAGAAAATAGCAAGATAATAGTCAATGACAGGGTAATTGGAAATAATAATATTTTAAGTAGTATCCTCACCATCAAGTCCCCCTTTTTCTATGATACTTTATATAAAAAACATACCAAATAAAAATATATTGTCTATCATATGAATTTTAAATTGTAGAAAGTCTTAACAGTATTTCATCTGCCGTATCCCAAAGCCTGTCATAGCTTTCCCTAAGTGCCTCTATATCCTCACCATAGATATTTCCTGTCTGATGAACACGCTTTGTAAGCTGATTTAAGCTGTTGCTAGTACGACGAAGGAGTGTTACTAGCTCTCGTATATCTGATAGGTCTAGGTGGATAATATAGCCATCTATAGCCATTTTACGGAGATAGGCTCCCATGTTCTTTGTGCCAAGTTGAGCCATCTTTTCATCTATTAAACTGCGTTCATGCTCTGTTACCATAAAATGTAGTTGGACATTTCTTTTACGATTTACCATCACCTCACCTCCGCACATTTATCTTGTTTAACTTTAAATTCTCTATTTAGTTGTGGAGATTGTTTTAAGCCATTTAATACAGATGGGCGTTCAGGTTTAGGATTCTCTTTTTGTGCCTGTTCTTGC
This genomic interval from Jeotgalibaca arthritidis contains the following:
- a CDS encoding helix-turn-helix domain-containing protein translates to MELSEIIKTIRLELGLSQEGLARELHVGFTSVNRWENNRTKPNQIARHALIELCKNKNIRPELITLFLEAK
- a CDS encoding plasmid mobilization protein, coding for MVNRKRNVQLHFMVTEHERSLIDEKMAQLGTKNMGAYLRKMAIDGYIIHLDLSDIRELVTLLRRTSNSLNQLTKRVHQTGNIYGEDIEALRESYDRLWDTADEILLRLSTI
- a CDS encoding CD1845 family protein, with amino-acid sequence MVRILLKILLFPITLSLTIILLFSEFICLFGTMFLSILALLLFALALGTMIILKDMKDGLRAMVLAYLISPFGIPILASWLIGKIGQVNERLKAI